The following are encoded in a window of Sphingopyxis sp. FD7 genomic DNA:
- a CDS encoding DUF6968 family protein codes for MSIESAPVVDRTFSVDGKRVSCRFFRPELDSGSYFCRYEIDWPEGRRSRSVGGVDEVQALLLAMKTAHTDLLAARENDGRSVLWMGQRSLGLPIANSIRDWDADNPF; via the coding sequence ATGAGCATAGAGAGCGCGCCAGTCGTTGACCGAACGTTCAGTGTAGATGGGAAGCGAGTAAGCTGTCGTTTTTTCCGGCCTGAACTGGATAGTGGGTCATATTTCTGCCGATACGAGATTGATTGGCCTGAAGGCAGGCGATCCAGAAGCGTGGGCGGTGTGGACGAGGTCCAAGCCTTGCTACTTGCGATGAAGACAGCACATACCGACCTCTTGGCTGCGCGTGAAAACGACGGGCGAAGTGTTTTATGGATGGGGCAGCGCTCCCTCGGGCTTCCGATAGCCAACAGCATTCGGGACTGGGATGCGGACAATCCTTTCTAA
- a CDS encoding ParB/RepB/Spo0J family partition protein, whose translation MLIPFSRLYLSDANVRKTRSEEDDIQLSADIEARGLLQNLLVTKSKKRGKFAVIAGGRRLRAIEMIVARGAWDPDTEIECKLLEGSEEEAGEASLAENFQRVGMSPAEECRAFQHFIKEGSDVAAVAKRFGLTQRFVEGRLRLANLAEPIFEALAKGDVTLEIAKAYAATDQHEVQLRVFEQMRYAYNPSADAIRRMVASGSMRGNDPIALLIGEDAYVAAGGKIERDLFSEAADDRWIDIEIAHRLAAEKMEAGAQRIAAETGLAWISPVASTNSWQARSEMGVTAVRLPPAPLSEEARARIDAIDARMEEISEIIDEGNEGDEADFGQLEAEYEDLDAERSDLNNPVRELPEEWRNEAGRFLVLTTRGEMVLEADYYSEKRLSFETDENGKVTATAEEPVPGSTKRGSAAPSRPEAVAPGTEKPISARLFDELSVQRRNILSASLLSDAGLALDFAIFALADSRSYESRGTSIKGGRPSDPATGELSQSTAEGILAEAENALDTAWQEHGCAAQRFIAFRELADEAKAAWLAYAVAISLEAKKGYGSEYHPIHAVMGSMLDIDVAAMWRPTAENFFDRVSKTSCLAALTEVGGSDLAARYAASKKADLAKTCETIFAGKAIVEQDVKEAALAWLPEGMKFTIGANPADPVIPDTDESDPVADVCDGDDGEADSEAEELIDDHEPQHACEEAAVAA comes from the coding sequence ATGCTTATTCCCTTTTCCCGGCTCTATCTGAGCGATGCCAACGTGCGCAAAACGCGCAGCGAAGAAGACGATATCCAGCTTTCCGCCGACATCGAAGCGCGCGGCCTTTTGCAGAACCTGCTGGTCACCAAGAGTAAGAAGCGCGGCAAGTTTGCCGTCATCGCCGGTGGTCGCCGGCTGCGAGCCATCGAGATGATCGTCGCGCGCGGTGCGTGGGACCCCGATACCGAGATCGAATGCAAGCTGCTTGAGGGCAGCGAAGAGGAAGCTGGCGAGGCCTCGCTGGCTGAGAACTTCCAGCGCGTCGGGATGTCACCGGCTGAGGAATGCCGCGCCTTCCAGCACTTCATCAAGGAAGGCAGCGATGTTGCCGCGGTCGCCAAACGCTTTGGCCTCACCCAGCGCTTTGTGGAAGGCCGTCTGCGGCTCGCCAATCTCGCCGAGCCGATCTTCGAAGCGCTTGCCAAGGGCGATGTCACTCTCGAAATCGCGAAAGCCTATGCTGCTACCGATCAGCACGAGGTGCAGCTGCGGGTCTTTGAGCAGATGCGCTATGCCTATAACCCAAGCGCCGATGCCATCCGGCGTATGGTGGCGAGCGGTTCCATGCGCGGCAACGACCCGATTGCGCTGCTGATTGGCGAAGATGCCTATGTGGCCGCCGGCGGCAAGATCGAACGCGACCTCTTCAGCGAAGCCGCAGATGATCGCTGGATCGACATCGAGATCGCCCACAGGCTTGCGGCCGAGAAGATGGAAGCCGGAGCCCAGCGGATCGCTGCTGAAACGGGCCTTGCCTGGATTAGCCCGGTGGCGTCGACCAATTCCTGGCAGGCGCGCAGCGAAATGGGCGTTACTGCGGTTCGCCTCCCGCCCGCACCGCTTTCCGAAGAAGCACGTGCCCGAATTGACGCGATCGATGCCCGGATGGAAGAAATCAGCGAGATCATCGACGAAGGCAATGAAGGCGACGAGGCCGATTTTGGGCAGCTCGAGGCCGAGTATGAAGATCTCGATGCTGAGCGCAGTGACCTCAATAACCCGGTGCGCGAACTGCCCGAAGAATGGCGCAATGAGGCCGGACGGTTCCTGGTTCTCACCACCCGCGGCGAAATGGTCCTCGAGGCCGATTACTACAGCGAAAAGCGCCTTTCGTTCGAGACCGATGAGAATGGCAAGGTGACAGCGACGGCCGAAGAGCCGGTGCCAGGTTCCACCAAGCGAGGCAGCGCTGCACCTTCCAGGCCCGAGGCAGTTGCGCCGGGTACGGAAAAGCCCATCAGCGCCCGCCTGTTCGACGAGCTTTCGGTCCAGCGCCGCAATATCCTGTCAGCATCCCTCCTCAGTGATGCCGGGCTCGCGCTCGACTTCGCCATCTTCGCGCTGGCTGACAGCCGCAGCTATGAAAGCCGGGGCACCTCGATCAAGGGCGGACGACCCAGCGATCCTGCGACCGGAGAACTTTCGCAGTCCACAGCCGAAGGGATTCTCGCCGAGGCCGAAAACGCGCTCGACACGGCATGGCAGGAACATGGCTGTGCAGCACAGCGCTTCATTGCCTTCCGGGAACTTGCCGACGAAGCCAAGGCGGCGTGGCTGGCCTATGCGGTGGCCATCTCGCTCGAAGCCAAGAAGGGCTATGGTTCGGAATACCATCCGATCCATGCTGTCATGGGCAGTATGCTCGACATCGACGTTGCAGCGATGTGGCGGCCGACGGCCGAGAATTTCTTCGACCGAGTCAGCAAGACCTCGTGTCTTGCGGCACTGACCGAAGTCGGCGGCAGCGATCTTGCGGCGCGTTATGCCGCCTCGAAGAAAGCTGACCTTGCCAAGACCTGCGAGACGATCTTCGCCGGCAAGGCGATCGTTGAACAGGACGTCAAGGAAGCAGCGCTGGCCTGGTTGCCTGAAGGCATGAAGTTCACGATTGGTGCCAATCCCGCTGATCCGGTCATCCCGGACACCGACGAAAGCGACCCTGTCGCCGACGTCTGCGATGGCGATGACGGTGAAGCCGACAGCGAGGCCGAAGAGCTGATCGATGACCATGAACCTCAACACGCCTGTGAAGAAGCGGCGGTAGCCGCCTGA
- a CDS encoding ArdC family protein, translating into MSRASFLLRRRPMRQRPKRDVAQEITNLIIKTIEAGTLPWRRPWKKTGMGGAPLRAAGVPYTGINRLYLWAVADHYGYGSRYWMTWRQAIELGGQVRKGETAEPSIYFNSTKKTAIDQATGEESSKTIRFMRAYSVFNASQIDGLPPHFYPSPVPEVPPTPSQKAAAIERFFVPVPADIRLGGDRAFYSPGADYIQLPHPNVFSTEDVFVATKAHELGHWSGHASRLAREFGKRFGDKAYAFEELVAEQVSARICYELGLPADLHESHASYVSHWLEILKADKTAIITAAAKADQAFNHLAAYSGYQSEPAEDEGEEADETVPVPACA; encoded by the coding sequence GTGAGCCGGGCCTCTTTTTTGTTGAGGAGAAGGCCAATGCGCCAACGACCCAAGCGCGACGTCGCGCAGGAAATAACCAATCTGATCATCAAGACAATTGAGGCCGGAACGCTGCCTTGGCGCCGACCCTGGAAGAAGACCGGTATGGGCGGCGCACCGCTGCGCGCCGCAGGCGTCCCTTACACAGGGATCAACCGCCTCTATCTTTGGGCGGTCGCCGACCACTATGGTTATGGCTCACGCTACTGGATGACCTGGCGCCAGGCCATCGAGCTTGGCGGACAGGTCCGCAAGGGCGAGACCGCCGAGCCGAGCATCTACTTCAACAGCACGAAGAAGACTGCGATCGACCAGGCGACCGGTGAGGAATCGTCGAAAACAATCCGCTTCATGCGCGCTTACAGCGTGTTCAACGCCTCGCAAATTGACGGGCTACCGCCGCATTTCTATCCGAGTCCGGTGCCCGAAGTGCCGCCGACGCCCTCGCAGAAGGCCGCTGCCATCGAGCGCTTCTTCGTACCCGTCCCGGCTGATATACGCCTCGGCGGAGACCGCGCGTTCTACTCGCCGGGCGCTGATTATATTCAGCTTCCGCACCCCAATGTCTTCAGCACCGAAGACGTGTTCGTGGCCACGAAGGCGCATGAGCTTGGCCATTGGTCGGGCCATGCCTCGCGGCTCGCCCGCGAGTTTGGCAAGCGTTTTGGCGACAAGGCCTACGCTTTCGAGGAGCTGGTCGCCGAGCAGGTGAGTGCCCGGATCTGCTACGAACTTGGCCTTCCGGCAGACCTCCACGAAAGCCATGCCAGTTATGTCTCGCACTGGCTGGAGATCCTCAAGGCGGACAAGACGGCGATCATCACCGCGGCCGCGAAGGCCGATCAGGCATTCAACCATCTTGCGGCCTATTCGGGTTACCAGAGCGAACCTGCGGAGGATGAAGGGGAGGAAGCCGATGAAACGGTGCCAGTTCCGGCTTGTGCTTGA
- a CDS encoding DUF6927 domain-containing protein: MGWLYMHRAGMGGFDTPKAYLDNQLTWERENEETGTFEGCRVIRSVSTTGAYYAAVQRYGPNNQTHAISAVICLVRWNPKAADGLLFGYKDMDENSGPVEAGCPRSILEKLGPTNHPYALDWRNRCYRQLRLKERKIADGDMIRLPEPMKFTDGSEHAEFRVTKRGAKIELSTPDGRGRFRISRLMERRFEVVPPKRAPRTFFSATA; this comes from the coding sequence ATGGGCTGGCTTTACATGCACCGTGCCGGAATGGGGGGCTTCGACACTCCCAAGGCCTATCTCGACAATCAGCTCACATGGGAGCGCGAGAATGAAGAAACCGGCACCTTCGAAGGATGCCGGGTCATCAGAAGCGTGTCCACAACTGGGGCCTATTACGCGGCTGTCCAGCGCTATGGACCGAACAACCAGACCCACGCCATCTCCGCAGTGATCTGTCTGGTCCGCTGGAACCCCAAGGCAGCCGACGGCCTCCTGTTCGGCTACAAGGACATGGATGAAAACTCCGGGCCGGTGGAGGCCGGGTGTCCCAGAAGTATCCTCGAGAAACTGGGTCCAACCAATCACCCTTATGCCCTCGACTGGCGCAACCGGTGCTACCGCCAGCTGCGGCTCAAGGAACGCAAGATCGCCGATGGCGACATGATCCGGCTGCCTGAACCCATGAAGTTCACCGACGGGAGCGAACACGCCGAATTCAGGGTGACAAAGCGTGGCGCGAAAATTGAACTCAGCACGCCCGATGGCCGAGGCCGGTTCCGCATCAGCAGATTGATGGAGCGCCGGTTCGAAGTCGTGCCCCCCAAGCGTGCGCCGCGCACATTCTTCTCGGCAACGGCGTAA
- a CDS encoding type II toxin-antitoxin system Phd/YefM family antitoxin gives MDVITYSEARANLKGIMDQVVSDRTHVVVTRQKAESIVMVSLEDWNAIEETMYLLSNRTNADRLRQSIEQLDGQGGNERGLIEP, from the coding sequence ATGGATGTTATCACCTACTCAGAAGCGCGCGCCAATCTGAAAGGCATTATGGATCAAGTGGTCAGTGACCGGACACATGTCGTGGTCACGCGCCAGAAAGCAGAGTCGATCGTGATGGTCTCGCTCGAAGATTGGAACGCGATCGAGGAGACCATGTACCTCCTTTCGAACCGCACCAATGCCGACCGCCTACGGCAGTCGATCGAGCAACTGGATGGTCAAGGCGGCAATGAGCGCGGGCTGATCGAGCCTTGA
- a CDS encoding Txe/YoeB family addiction module toxin — protein sequence MKLVFADNAWEDYLHWQQADDKVLTRLNDLIKECQRTPFKGTGKPEPLKGSLAGWWSRRITKEDRLVYRVTGKGNEQQLEIAQCRFHY from the coding sequence TTGAAGCTGGTCTTTGCTGACAATGCCTGGGAGGATTATCTTCACTGGCAACAAGCCGATGACAAGGTTCTCACCCGGCTCAACGATCTCATCAAGGAATGCCAGCGAACACCTTTCAAAGGGACCGGAAAGCCTGAGCCTCTCAAAGGCTCCCTGGCAGGCTGGTGGTCGCGGCGGATCACCAAAGAAGACCGTCTGGTCTATCGCGTCACTGGCAAAGGAAACGAGCAACAGCTAGAGATTGCCCAATGCCGGTTTCACTATTGA
- a CDS encoding DUF7007 domain-containing protein, translating into MTCFAPSPRPSTSIWGAVQQADQLGPGIWSVMTASHGGIILSDQRQAAMPSALQIEGGSYEEDCDWSLPILAFSSELDGQGSCSAGFLQLARDTVKCWHPDRFGAFTGEAVKENASTILRTRKAYIAAIGEFCVTTAWGDWAEWVPEGKVGVIARQVERVDHLGRPTYGEAEVCALIAKDLYAARGEVTALRDTAHDIIPMPEALRPKRVG; encoded by the coding sequence ATGACATGCTTTGCTCCGTCGCCGCGCCCATCGACATCGATCTGGGGTGCTGTCCAACAGGCCGATCAGCTTGGCCCCGGCATTTGGTCGGTGATGACCGCCAGCCACGGCGGCATCATTCTGTCCGATCAGAGGCAGGCCGCCATGCCGTCGGCGCTACAGATCGAGGGAGGGTCCTACGAAGAAGACTGCGATTGGTCGCTCCCGATCCTTGCCTTTTCCAGCGAGCTTGATGGGCAGGGCTCCTGCTCCGCGGGCTTCCTGCAGCTTGCCCGCGATACCGTCAAATGTTGGCATCCGGACCGCTTCGGTGCCTTTACCGGCGAGGCCGTCAAGGAGAATGCCTCCACGATCCTGCGGACGCGCAAGGCCTACATCGCCGCCATCGGCGAATTCTGCGTGACCACCGCCTGGGGCGATTGGGCCGAATGGGTGCCGGAAGGCAAAGTCGGCGTGATTGCCCGCCAAGTCGAGCGCGTCGATCACCTTGGCCGGCCAACCTATGGCGAGGCCGAAGTCTGCGCGCTGATCGCGAAGGACCTCTACGCCGCGCGCGGCGAGGTCACAGCGCTGCGCGATACGGCGCACGACATCATTCCGATGCCCGAGGCCCTGCGACCCAAGCGCGTGGGCTGA
- the istB gene encoding IS21-like element helper ATPase IstB has translation MTEIIDRIRTSLVGLRMPRALEVLDHTMRCLERGEMTALEAIDVLLSHEYGNRESRRFTVGLKTSRLMPMKTLEGFDFSFQPSLDRGRILALAQLDFIERGEVVHLLGPPGTGKSHLATALGAEAVRAGKRVYRASLAEVIDMLVRAERDGRLPERLRFFNRNTLLIVDEIGYLPVTPGGANLFFQLVNSRYEKGAMILTSNRGFAEWGEVFGDPVVATALLDRLLHHAIVIQIEGASYRLRAHSDLVPEHTRAISAITPPPPPKRRGRPPKERTHDHWNG, from the coding sequence ATGACGGAGATCATCGACCGCATCCGCACGAGCCTGGTTGGCCTGAGAATGCCCCGCGCGCTCGAGGTACTTGATCATACCATGCGGTGTCTGGAGCGCGGCGAAATGACCGCGCTTGAAGCCATCGATGTCTTGCTCTCGCATGAGTATGGCAATCGGGAAAGCAGGCGCTTCACTGTCGGGCTCAAGACCTCACGGCTCATGCCCATGAAAACCCTCGAAGGCTTCGACTTCTCGTTCCAGCCTTCGCTGGATCGCGGCCGCATCCTCGCACTGGCGCAGCTCGACTTTATCGAGCGCGGCGAGGTGGTCCATCTGCTGGGACCGCCGGGCACAGGCAAGAGCCATCTGGCGACAGCCTTGGGCGCAGAGGCTGTTCGCGCTGGCAAGCGTGTTTACCGCGCCAGTCTGGCTGAGGTGATCGACATGCTGGTGCGTGCCGAGCGTGACGGACGGCTTCCCGAACGGCTCCGGTTCTTCAACCGAAACACCCTCCTTATCGTCGATGAGATCGGCTACCTCCCGGTTACGCCCGGCGGTGCCAACCTCTTCTTCCAGCTGGTCAACTCCCGTTACGAAAAGGGAGCGATGATCCTCACATCCAACCGCGGCTTTGCTGAATGGGGCGAGGTGTTCGGGGATCCGGTGGTGGCAACGGCGCTCCTCGATCGCTTGCTGCACCATGCCATCGTGATCCAGATCGAGGGCGCCAGTTACCGCTTGCGCGCGCACTCCGACCTCGTGCCGGAACACACCAGGGCGATCTCAGCGATCACGCCGCCGCCGCCGCCCAAAAGGCGCGGGCGGCCACCGAAGGAGCGCACGCACGATCACTGGAACGGCTGA